A window of the Candidatus Bathyarchaeota archaeon genome harbors these coding sequences:
- the larC gene encoding nickel pincer cofactor biosynthesis protein LarC, whose translation MKKSDRKAVFDCQTAGISGDMILGALVDLGADIEKIKKNLNIARNNFSNCKKAQIRINDVLRKEIKAKEINFKLDESASHIMGRQLIDSIKATIKELDFSLRAKELALNSINTLVNSEAKIHNERRSNVHLTEAGSFDTVADIICVTTALEDLGMFKNTTIYSTPVAVGGGLLKFSHGTTSVPLPATLLIAQLKKVPIVGGPVSYELATPTGISILSNLVNSYVQFYPTMTPLKIGYGAGKNDFNEIPNVLRITVGESWSLNMNKFDTEEAIILETNVDDITGEVMGYLLDRLLEEGAKDVYFTPISMKKNRPGHLISVITDKIKVRHLIEVLFKELGTIGVRTYPLWRYALPRESITLKIKINNKIESIRIKISKDHSGKIVKIKPEFEDLKLLAKKFDTSLREVTEAVNSELIKRKIGKL comes from the coding sequence ATGAAAAAAAGTGATAGAAAAGCAGTATTTGATTGCCAGACAGCAGGGATTTCTGGCGATATGATATTAGGCGCTTTGGTGGATTTAGGCGCGGATATAGAGAAAATTAAGAAAAATCTTAACATCGCTAGGAATAATTTCTCCAATTGTAAAAAAGCTCAAATAAGAATAAATGATGTTCTTAGGAAGGAGATCAAAGCTAAGGAAATAAATTTCAAGTTGGATGAGTCTGCATCTCACATAATGGGCAGACAACTTATCGATTCAATCAAAGCTACAATAAAAGAATTAGATTTCTCTCTTAGAGCAAAAGAATTAGCATTGAATTCAATTAATACGCTGGTGAATTCAGAGGCTAAAATCCATAATGAAAGAAGATCAAATGTTCATTTGACAGAAGCAGGATCATTTGATACAGTTGCTGATATAATATGTGTAACAACAGCTCTTGAAGATTTAGGCATGTTCAAAAATACTACTATATATTCAACACCTGTAGCTGTAGGAGGCGGATTGCTTAAATTTTCTCATGGTACGACATCCGTTCCTCTACCAGCGACTCTATTAATTGCACAATTAAAAAAAGTGCCCATTGTAGGAGGTCCCGTTTCATATGAATTGGCCACTCCAACGGGTATATCTATTCTGTCTAATTTAGTCAATTCATATGTACAATTTTATCCTACGATGACGCCTCTAAAGATAGGTTACGGGGCAGGAAAGAATGATTTCAATGAAATTCCAAATGTTTTGAGAATCACTGTTGGGGAATCTTGGAGCTTAAACATGAATAAATTTGATACAGAGGAAGCTATAATTCTTGAAACTAATGTTGATGATATAACTGGGGAAGTTATGGGTTATTTGCTAGATAGGCTGCTTGAAGAAGGAGCTAAAGATGTTTACTTCACTCCGATCTCTATGAAGAAAAATCGCCCAGGACATTTAATTAGTGTAATCACAGACAAAATAAAAGTCAGGCATTTGATTGAGGTTCTGTTTAAAGAATTAGGTACTATCGGTGTAAGAACCTATCCTTTATGGAGATATGCGCTTCCAAGAGAGTCTATTACTTTGAAAATCAAAATAAATAATAAAATAGAATCTATTAGAATCAAAATATCCAAAGATCATAGTGGAAAAATAGTCAAAATCAAACCAGAATTTGAAGATTTAAAACTATTAGCAAAGAAATTTGACACCTCATTAAGAGAAGTAACAGAAGCTGTTAATTCTGAGTTAATAAAAAGAAAAATTGGCAAGCTCTAA
- a CDS encoding translation initiation factor: MAEICAICGLPKDLCVCGTISMEQQIIKVRCETRKWNKAMTVIEGIDSKNVDLGELATKLKSLCACGGSAKDNMILLQGDHRDRVKQFLIDYGFPSSSIEVH; encoded by the coding sequence ATGGCCGAAATATGCGCCATATGTGGTCTTCCAAAGGACCTTTGCGTTTGCGGAACAATAAGCATGGAACAACAAATAATCAAGGTTCGATGCGAGACTAGAAAATGGAATAAAGCAATGACTGTCATAGAAGGAATCGATTCTAAAAATGTTGATCTAGGCGAGCTTGCGACAAAGCTGAAAAGCTTATGCGCATGTGGTGGAAGCGCGAAAGATAATATGATACTGCTTCAGGGAGATCACAGAGATAGGGTCAAGCAATTCCTAATAGATTATGGCTTTCCAAGCTCTAGCATCGAAGTTCATTAA
- a CDS encoding transcription initiation factor IIB: MTSYTKKLWKITKCPECTSDNLVEDYDRGEVICQACGLVINENVMDRGPEWRAFTKEERESRGRVGIPISYSMHDKGLSTVIDRINRDAYGKQLPISTRLEMLRLRKWQIRTRVHSSIDRNLAQAMAELDRLTDNLHIPSQVKERAAVIYRKALDSGLVRGRSIAAIAAAALYAACRATETPRTLKEVAAASSVKRKDVARCYRLLLRELNIRMPVEDPVRCVSKIASKVRIPIKAQRTAIKILGEAKKRGVVSGKDPMGLAAAALYVACVLDDVKKTQKEIAEVANVTEVTVRNRYKGLKESLKLNI, from the coding sequence TTGACTTCATACACAAAAAAATTATGGAAAATAACAAAATGCCCAGAGTGTACAAGCGACAACCTTGTAGAAGATTATGATCGTGGAGAGGTTATCTGTCAGGCTTGTGGGCTTGTAATAAATGAAAACGTGATGGATAGAGGTCCAGAGTGGAGAGCATTTACTAAAGAAGAGAGAGAATCTCGTGGAAGAGTCGGTATACCAATCTCTTATTCTATGCATGATAAAGGTCTTTCAACAGTAATAGATCGAATAAATCGCGATGCATATGGAAAGCAATTACCGATATCAACCAGGCTAGAAATGCTCAGGTTAAGAAAGTGGCAGATTAGAACTAGAGTTCATTCTTCTATAGATAGAAACTTAGCACAAGCCATGGCAGAACTTGATAGATTAACAGATAATCTTCATATACCATCTCAAGTTAAGGAAAGGGCGGCAGTAATATATAGAAAGGCACTTGATAGCGGATTAGTAAGGGGAAGATCGATTGCAGCAATAGCCGCAGCTGCTCTCTATGCAGCTTGTAGAGCAACTGAAACTCCTAGGACTTTAAAGGAAGTCGCTGCCGCTAGTAGTGTAAAAAGAAAAGATGTTGCTCGATGTTATAGGCTTTTACTTCGTGAATTGAATATTAGGATGCCTGTTGAGGATCCAGTAAGATGTGTCTCTAAAATAGCATCAAAAGTTAGAATACCTATTAAAGCTCAAAGGACAGCAATAAAGATACTCGGAGAAGCAAAGAAAAGAGGAGTGGTATCAGGAAAGGATCCCATGGGCCTAGCCGCTGCTGCATTATATGTAGCATGTGTCTTAGATGACGTGAAAAAGACTCAAAAAGAAATCGCTGAAGTAGCAAATGTAACAGAAGTAACTGTCAGAAACAGATACAAGGGTTTGAAGGAATCGCTAAAGTTAAATATTTAG
- the larB gene encoding nickel pincer cofactor biosynthesis protein LarB, with amino-acid sequence MRDILEKLLKGKISIEEAEKSIKSERILELNDFAKIDLDRESRKGMPEIVLAEGKKNDQLTKITSKILDKCGRVFISRANDEQISSIKKSFNERISYVSEENGLIVLKKEFKSVSTGGRVGILTAGTSDIPIAEEARVIAEEMGCKVVSSYDVGVAGIHRLVDSLKKITDNNVDVLIIIAGREGALPTVVAGLVDIPIIGVPTSTSYGFGKDGVSALAAMLQTCSLGLAVVNIDGGIPAGTFAALIANKIAKERNNKKITS; translated from the coding sequence TTGAGAGATATTCTAGAGAAATTACTTAAAGGAAAAATATCAATAGAAGAAGCTGAGAAATCAATTAAAAGCGAAAGAATTCTTGAGTTAAATGATTTTGCTAAAATTGATCTAGATAGAGAGTCTAGAAAGGGAATGCCTGAGATTGTACTTGCCGAAGGAAAGAAAAATGATCAATTAACCAAGATAACATCAAAAATATTGGATAAATGTGGGCGAGTGTTCATTAGTAGAGCTAATGATGAACAGATTTCATCGATAAAAAAATCCTTTAATGAACGCATATCGTATGTAAGCGAAGAAAATGGTTTGATCGTCCTAAAAAAAGAATTTAAATCAGTTAGTACCGGCGGCAGAGTTGGAATTTTAACCGCAGGGACTTCTGATATTCCAATTGCTGAAGAGGCCAGGGTGATTGCTGAAGAGATGGGGTGTAAAGTTGTATCGTCTTATGACGTAGGTGTAGCAGGTATACACAGACTTGTTGATTCACTCAAAAAGATTACAGATAATAATGTTGATGTTTTAATCATAATCGCAGGCAGAGAGGGTGCTCTGCCAACAGTAGTTGCGGGATTGGTCGATATCCCAATAATAGGTGTACCAACTTCAACAAGTTATGGATTCGGAAAAGATGGAGTTAGTGCTTTAGCTGCGATGTTACAGACATGTTCATTAGGTTTAGCTGTAGTCAATATCGATGGTGGAATACCTGCAGGAACATTCGCCGCCTTAATAGCGAATAAAATAGCCAAAGAAAGGAACAATAAAAAAATAACTAGCTAA